In Primulina eburnea isolate SZY01 chromosome 14, ASM2296580v1, whole genome shotgun sequence, the following proteins share a genomic window:
- the LOC140811126 gene encoding uncharacterized protein, protein MTCFFEQFQNAPRPQHDVYDQFRRLAPKEFSGTTDPFATEAWIRALDVHFHYLNMGNFDRVRCATYMFRDDASLFWEGAEHGIDIATLTWDQLKEIFYEKYFTADVRGRIKREFTSLRQGDSIVAELLRKFDREEGHKAADCLKRRAPTVGRAYVMHAEEAEEEPYTTLITDMGLGFKVSIPSGDLILMSKIVRNLELRLFKDAVQTDLILKVKESDVHKTMFRTRYGHYEFMVIPFGLTNEPAIFMDIMNRSKEEHSRHLRTTLQVLQDRKLYAKFSKCEFCIDRVAFLGHIISSDVVEVDPSRVESVKEWQVPKSVTEIRSFFGLADYYRKFIQGFSAIAVPIIALEKKNAKFV, encoded by the exons ATGACTTGTTTCTTTGAGCAGTTTCAGAATGCACCTAGGCCACAACACGATGTTTATGACCAGTTCCGGAGGCTAGcgccgaaggaattttctggcaccaccgatCCCTTTGCTACTGAAGCTTGGATTCGTGCACTCGATGTGCACTTTCATTATCTGAATATGGGGAATTTTGACCGTGTGAGGTGTGCCACTTACATGTTTAGGGATGATGCCTCTTTATTTTGGGAAGGAGCCGAGCATGGTATTGACATTGCTACTCTTACTTGGGATCAATTGAAGGAGATATTCTATGAGAAGTATTTTACTGCTGATGTTAGAGGACGAATTAAGAGGGAGTTTACGAGCCTCCGTCAGGGAGACTCGATTGTTGCTGAGCTTTTGAGGAAATTTGACAGG GAGGAAGGACACAAGGCTGCTGATTGCCTGAAGAGAAGAGCACCTACTGTGGGACgagcttatgttatgcatgCAGAGGAAGCTGAAGAGGAGCCATACACGACTCTTAtcacgg atatgggtttgggtttcaaagtttctattcctTCCGGTGATCTAATTCTCATGTCTAAAATTGTCaggaatctggagcttcgtttattcaaaGATGCAGTTCAGACAGATCTTATT TTAAAAGTGAAAGAGTCGGATGTTCACAAGACAATGTTTCGTactagatatgggcactacgagtttatggtCATACCATTTGGGTTGACAAATGAGCCAGCGATATTCATGGATATCATGAATcgt agcaaAGAGGAGCATAGTCGTCATTTGAGGACAACACTGCAAGTACTACAAGATAGAAAGCTTtatgcaaaattcagcaagtgcgagttttgcaTAGATAGAGTGGctttcttaggccacatcatttctagtgATGTCGTTGAAGTTGATCCAAGTAGAGTTGAGTCAGTGAAAGAGTGGCAAGTACCTAAGAGTGttaccgagattcgcagtttctttGGACTAGCTGACTATTAtcgcaagtttattcagggattctcagCTATAGCGGTACCTATTATCGCCTTGGAaaagaagaatgcaaagttCGTATGA
- the LOC140811125 gene encoding protein NUCLEAR FUSION DEFECTIVE 4-like, with product MEFLAPPLLGVIVGLQFSPTSPTGKWLGFVTAVWVQAISGNNYTFSNYSSALKTLMALTQLQLNNLSVAKDVGTAFGILAGLASNRLPTLVILLIGSVEEVVGYGVQWLVVSRRIQPLPYWAMCIFLCMGGNNTTWMNTDILVTCIRNFRKNRGPVSGIRKGYVGLSSAIFTDLCSVLFADDPSKFLLMLALIPLVVCMSAIVFLHEIPPSSSAAAEDEDNKIFGVVNVLALIIAIYLLAFDLTGTHGRLFSTKIRICWQPD from the exons ATGGAATTCCTGGCTCCGCCACTGCTAGGGGTTATAGTGGGCTTGCAGTTCTCGCCTACGTCTCCCACCGGAAAATGGCTGGGGTTCGTCACTGCCGTATGGGTGCAGGCAATCTCCGGAAACAATTACACCTTCTCTAACTATTCTAGTGCACTTAAAACCCTTATGGCGCTCACACAGCTCCAGCTCAACAATTTGTCCGTCGCAAAAGATGTGGGAACAGCGTTTGGAATCCTTGCCGGACTCGCCTCCAACCGCCTTCCTACACTTGTCATCCTTCTCATAGGCTCCGTCGAAGAGGTCGTCGGGTACGGCGTTCAGTGGCTAGTCGTCAGCCGCCGCATCCAACCACTTCCATATTGGGCT ATGTGCATATTTCTGTGTATGGGAGGAAACAACACGACATGGATGAACACGGATATTCTAGTGACGTGTATTCGCAATTTCCGTAAAAACCGGGGTCCGGTTTCAGGGATTCGGAAAGGTTACGTCGGTTTAAGCTCTGCGATATTCACCGACCTTTGTTCCGTGCTTTTCGCCGATGACCCATCCAAATTCCTGCTAATGCTGGCTCTAATCCCCTTGGTAGTTTGCATGAGCGCTATCGTTTTCCTTCATGAGATTCCTCCCTCGTCCTCGGCCGCCGCGGAAGACGAAGATAACAAAATTTTCGGGGTAGTTAACGTTCTCGCTCTTATCATCGCGATTTACTTGTTAGCTTTCGATCTTACAGGAACTCACGGCCGTCTGTTTTCGACAAAAATACGAATATGTTGGCAACCCGATTAA